The following are encoded together in the Kribbella sp. CA-293567 genome:
- a CDS encoding carbohydrate ABC transporter permease: MSAAVRGGSGRQTAAAWILTLPFVVLFLAFTAGPVLGSLGMSFTDLRQRDLRTPFAVNGVGLDNYLKALSDETFRKAALNTAYFVLVGVPLTLGLALAAALLLDRGVKRFQSLFKVGYYLPVITSIVAIAVIWRFVLSPDAGLLNTVLSWIGVDGPNWLASETWAMPSLIMMAVWRNFGSAMIIFLAGLQGIPQTVEEAGQLDGAGSWQRFRYLILPLLRPTVLFTSVTTGIGYLQFFEEPFVMTQGGPLNSTISVSMYTYQQFGFGNYGLATSMSYLLFVVIAVVTFVQFRLLREK; encoded by the coding sequence ATGAGTGCAGCCGTGAGAGGTGGCTCCGGGCGGCAGACCGCCGCCGCCTGGATCCTGACCCTGCCCTTCGTCGTCCTGTTCCTGGCCTTCACGGCCGGACCGGTGCTCGGTTCGCTCGGGATGAGCTTCACCGACCTCAGACAGCGCGACCTGCGCACCCCGTTCGCGGTGAACGGGGTCGGCCTCGACAACTACCTGAAGGCGCTGTCGGACGAGACGTTCCGCAAGGCCGCGCTCAACACGGCGTACTTCGTCCTGGTCGGGGTCCCGCTGACGCTCGGCCTCGCGCTGGCCGCGGCGCTGTTGCTGGACCGGGGGGTGAAGCGGTTCCAGAGCCTGTTCAAGGTCGGCTACTACCTGCCGGTGATCACCTCGATCGTCGCCATCGCGGTGATCTGGCGGTTCGTGCTGTCGCCGGACGCGGGCCTGCTGAACACGGTGCTGTCCTGGATCGGCGTCGACGGGCCGAACTGGCTGGCCTCGGAGACCTGGGCGATGCCGTCGCTGATCATGATGGCGGTCTGGCGCAACTTCGGCTCGGCGATGATCATCTTCCTGGCCGGGCTGCAGGGCATCCCGCAGACCGTCGAGGAGGCCGGCCAGCTGGACGGTGCGGGCTCGTGGCAACGGTTCCGGTACCTGATCCTGCCGCTGCTGCGGCCGACCGTGCTGTTCACCAGTGTGACCACCGGGATCGGCTACCTGCAATTCTTCGAGGAGCCGTTCGTGATGACCCAGGGCGGTCCGCTGAACAGCACCATCTCGGTGTCGATGTACACCTACCAGCAGTTCGGTTTCGGCAACTACGGGCTGGCCACCTCGATGAGCTACCTGCTGTTCGTGGTGATCGCCGTCGTCACCTTCGTCCAGTTCCGTCTGCTGAGGGAGAAGTGA
- a CDS encoding sugar ABC transporter substrate-binding protein, with amino-acid sequence MFTPTTRRRLVIGGAALTATALVLTGCGRSAETGEAAPKATTSVGDGPATGELTVWAMGTEGENLPKLTAAFEQANPGVKVKVTPIPWDAAHSKFTTAITARTTPDAAMVGTTWMGEFADLDALDPTPGNIDTAGFFEGANETTKVGGTSYGVPWYVETRLVYYRKDLAAKAGITTPPTDWEGLKAMAKAMQEKAGAKYGINLQPGGTGSWQTVMPFAWSAGAAITGDDQKEFTFDTPEMQEGLKYYQSFFTDKLAGTDLPPNQTEAQFVSGQVPMFISGPWMAGSVAKLGGEAMKKNIGVFQLPKNRTATSFVGGSNFVVFKNGKNKDSAWKLVKWLSDAKTQAQWFKLSTDLPAVKTAWEDPSIANDPLLPVFGKQLEDAKAPPAIVNWEQVATAFDAEVEKMAKSGQSPADTAKAIQTKAASIGTGS; translated from the coding sequence ATGTTCACCCCTACCACCCGCCGCCGACTGGTGATCGGCGGAGCGGCACTGACCGCGACAGCGCTGGTACTCACCGGCTGCGGCCGTTCGGCCGAGACCGGAGAGGCCGCGCCCAAGGCAACGACCAGCGTCGGCGACGGGCCCGCCACCGGCGAGCTGACCGTCTGGGCGATGGGCACCGAGGGCGAGAACCTGCCCAAGCTGACCGCCGCCTTCGAGCAGGCCAACCCCGGCGTCAAGGTGAAGGTCACCCCGATCCCGTGGGACGCCGCGCACAGCAAGTTCACCACCGCGATCACCGCCCGGACGACTCCGGACGCCGCGATGGTCGGCACCACCTGGATGGGTGAGTTCGCCGACCTGGACGCGCTCGACCCGACCCCGGGCAACATCGACACCGCCGGCTTCTTCGAGGGAGCCAACGAGACCACCAAGGTCGGCGGCACCAGCTACGGCGTCCCCTGGTACGTCGAGACGCGGCTGGTCTACTACCGCAAGGATCTGGCGGCCAAGGCCGGCATCACCACTCCCCCGACCGACTGGGAGGGGCTCAAGGCGATGGCCAAGGCGATGCAGGAGAAGGCCGGCGCGAAGTACGGGATCAACCTGCAGCCGGGCGGCACCGGCTCCTGGCAGACGGTGATGCCGTTCGCGTGGTCCGCGGGGGCGGCGATCACCGGGGACGACCAGAAGGAGTTCACCTTCGACACCCCGGAGATGCAGGAGGGGCTGAAGTACTACCAGAGCTTCTTCACCGACAAGCTGGCCGGTACCGACCTGCCGCCGAACCAGACCGAGGCGCAGTTCGTCAGCGGCCAGGTGCCGATGTTCATCTCCGGACCGTGGATGGCCGGTTCGGTGGCCAAGCTCGGTGGCGAGGCGATGAAGAAGAACATCGGCGTCTTCCAGCTGCCGAAGAACAGGACCGCCACCTCGTTCGTCGGCGGCAGCAACTTCGTCGTGTTCAAGAACGGCAAGAACAAGGACAGCGCCTGGAAGCTGGTCAAGTGGCTGTCCGACGCGAAGACGCAGGCGCAGTGGTTCAAGCTGTCGACCGACCTGCCGGCCGTGAAGACCGCCTGGGAGGACCCGAGCATCGCCAACGACCCGCTGCTGCCGGTCTTCGGCAAGCAGCTCGAGGACGCCAAGGCACCGCCGGCGATCGTGAACTGGGAGCAGGTCGCCACCGCGTTCGACGCCGAGGTGGAGAAGATGGCCAAGTCCGGCCAGTCCCCGGCCGACACCGCGAAGGCGATCCAGACCAAGGCCGCGTCGATCGGCACCGGTAGCTGA
- a CDS encoding LacI family DNA-binding transcriptional regulator — translation MASGSAGRPATIYDVAALAKLSIATVSRVLQGTGPVSAKARARVDQAAQELNYVPLRAARSLAVQRHEAHGLVLPDLAGPFYGDLLMGYERWAGEHGQSVILTVTHGNPDPLRSLRDLAGRVDGIVVHGNALDLPAIQGLRRANVPVVLVARPPVTGCDSVRTESATSAEQLTSRLLEHGRKNLLFAGDPASSYDVSERYAGFTAALRARGLAVPEPERVPLTEEAGAAFAKKLLEATSRTETQDGACTAEAGTAGAGGGAAGGERRWSAGPDALVCANDELALAVLKTLGDGGIDVPEQVVVTGWDDVMAARYVSPGLTTVRQPMAELGRLAAQRLHERITGERTRGRNDVLGTELVLRSSCGTAPGERPAIRSTG, via the coding sequence ATGGCGTCCGGATCGGCAGGCAGGCCGGCGACGATCTACGATGTCGCGGCGCTGGCGAAGCTGTCGATCGCGACGGTTTCGCGTGTCCTGCAAGGGACCGGCCCGGTGTCGGCGAAGGCCCGAGCGAGGGTCGACCAAGCGGCGCAAGAGCTGAACTACGTGCCGCTGCGGGCGGCCCGCAGCCTCGCGGTCCAGCGTCACGAGGCGCACGGGCTGGTGCTGCCCGACCTGGCCGGCCCGTTCTACGGCGATCTGCTGATGGGCTACGAACGCTGGGCCGGTGAGCACGGCCAGAGCGTGATCCTGACCGTTACGCACGGCAATCCTGATCCCCTGCGGAGCCTGCGGGACCTGGCCGGGCGGGTCGACGGGATCGTTGTCCACGGCAACGCACTGGACCTGCCCGCGATCCAGGGCCTCCGCCGGGCGAACGTACCGGTCGTACTGGTCGCCCGCCCGCCGGTGACCGGCTGCGACTCGGTCCGCACCGAAAGCGCCACCAGCGCTGAGCAGTTGACCAGCCGGCTGCTGGAGCACGGCCGGAAGAACCTGCTGTTCGCCGGTGATCCCGCCAGCTCGTACGACGTCTCCGAACGCTACGCCGGCTTCACGGCGGCGCTGCGGGCGCGAGGGCTGGCTGTGCCGGAGCCGGAGCGGGTGCCGCTGACCGAAGAAGCTGGGGCCGCCTTCGCGAAGAAGTTGCTAGAAGCAACAAGCCGGACGGAAACGCAAGACGGAGCATGCACCGCGGAAGCGGGCACCGCGGGAGCCGGCGGGGGTGCGGCAGGAGGCGAGCGGCGCTGGTCCGCAGGGCCTGACGCTCTGGTCTGCGCCAACGACGAGTTGGCGTTAGCGGTTCTGAAGACGCTGGGGGACGGCGGCATCGACGTACCCGAGCAAGTAGTGGTGACCGGCTGGGACGACGTGATGGCGGCCCGGTACGTGTCGCCAGGACTGACGACGGTTCGGCAGCCGATGGCCGAGTTGGGCAGGTTGGCCGCTCAGCGGTTGCACGAGCGGATCACCGGGGAGCGGACGCGGGGACGTAACGACGTACTGGGGACGGAACTCGTGCTGCGCAGCAGTTGCGGCACGGCACCGGGGGAAAGACCAGCTATTCGATCGACCGGTTGA
- a CDS encoding histidine phosphatase family protein codes for MTTHAESTERKDRLWLVRHGETEWSKSGRHTSTTDLPLTEEGERIASALKDRLAGQEFDLVLTSPRQRARRTAEIAGFGHAEVDDDLVEWNYGDYEGITTAEIRQTVPGWTVWANPVPNGETPAQVATRLDRVNTRIAAVDGDVLVFGHSHALRALTARWLELDVTEGRHFVLNTATVSILGWDRGSPAIHQWNA; via the coding sequence GTGACCACACACGCGGAGTCGACAGAGCGGAAGGACCGGCTGTGGCTGGTTCGCCACGGCGAGACCGAGTGGAGCAAGTCGGGCCGGCACACGTCGACCACCGACCTGCCGCTGACAGAGGAGGGTGAACGGATCGCGTCCGCGCTGAAGGACCGGCTGGCGGGCCAGGAGTTCGACCTGGTGCTGACCAGCCCGCGTCAGCGCGCCCGGCGTACGGCGGAGATCGCGGGGTTCGGGCACGCCGAGGTCGACGACGACCTGGTCGAGTGGAACTACGGCGACTACGAGGGCATCACCACCGCGGAGATCCGCCAGACGGTCCCTGGCTGGACGGTCTGGGCGAATCCCGTACCCAACGGCGAAACCCCGGCCCAGGTCGCCACCCGCCTGGACCGCGTCAACACCCGGATCGCCGCCGTCGACGGCGACGTCCTGGTCTTCGGCCACTCCCACGCCCTCCGCGCCCTGACCGCCCGCTGGCTGGAACTCGACGTCACCGAAGGCCGCCACTTCGTCCTCAACACCGCCACCGTCTCCATCCTCGGCTGGGACCGCGGCTCGCCCGCCATCCACCAGTGGAACGCCTGA
- a CDS encoding NUDIX hydrolase: MEKQRVDCVGALVYDEQHRLLVVQRANEPGRGLWSLPGGRVEPGEDDPTAVAREVAEETGLQVAVGELVGEVERDAPNGKLYVIRDYQAESVGGALVAGDDALDARFVSREEFENLPTTTLLASTLAQWNALPG; this comes from the coding sequence ATGGAAAAGCAGCGGGTCGACTGTGTCGGTGCTCTCGTGTACGACGAACAGCACCGGCTGCTGGTCGTCCAGCGGGCCAACGAACCGGGCCGCGGGCTGTGGTCGCTGCCCGGCGGCCGGGTCGAGCCGGGCGAGGACGATCCCACCGCGGTGGCGCGGGAGGTCGCCGAGGAGACCGGGCTGCAGGTCGCGGTCGGCGAACTGGTCGGTGAGGTCGAGCGGGATGCCCCGAACGGCAAGCTCTACGTGATTCGCGACTACCAGGCGGAGTCGGTCGGTGGCGCGCTGGTGGCCGGCGACGACGCCCTGGATGCCCGGTTCGTGAGCCGCGAGGAGTTCGAGAACCTGCCGACCACGACGCTGCTCGCCTCGACCCTGGCACAGTGGAACGCACTACCGGGTTGA
- a CDS encoding PHP domain-containing protein — MRIDLHTHSNRSDGTDPVDVLIAHAKRDGLDVIALTDHDTADGWGEGRRAAEDLGIGFVPGIEISCKLDGISVHLLGYLPDPSYQPLAAELATVREGRHDRLPSIVARLNSMGVPLTVDEVLAQATGTPSVGRPHVADALVANGTVANRSEAFDRFLADGRPGHVSHYAIEPGHAIDLVRAAGGVPVIAHPWGRSSHKVMTAETIARLVSEHGLAGIEVDHQDHSPESRTALRSIARDLGIIQTGSSDHHGVGKIDHELGVNTTDPEQFQRLLEVAKANAAAADATAPEAYLP, encoded by the coding sequence GTGCGCATCGACCTGCACACCCATTCGAACCGCTCGGACGGCACCGACCCGGTCGACGTCCTGATCGCGCACGCGAAGCGGGACGGTCTGGACGTGATCGCGCTCACCGATCACGACACGGCCGACGGCTGGGGCGAGGGCCGGCGTGCCGCCGAGGACCTCGGGATCGGCTTCGTGCCGGGGATCGAGATCTCCTGCAAGCTGGACGGCATCAGCGTGCACCTGCTCGGCTACCTGCCGGACCCGTCGTACCAGCCGCTGGCCGCGGAGCTCGCCACCGTCCGCGAGGGCCGCCACGACCGGCTGCCGTCGATCGTGGCCCGGCTCAACAGCATGGGCGTCCCGCTGACCGTCGACGAAGTACTGGCCCAAGCGACCGGTACGCCGTCCGTCGGCCGCCCGCACGTCGCCGACGCGCTGGTCGCCAACGGCACGGTCGCCAACCGCAGTGAGGCCTTCGACCGGTTCCTCGCCGACGGGCGTCCGGGGCACGTCTCGCACTACGCGATCGAGCCGGGGCACGCGATCGACCTGGTCCGCGCGGCGGGCGGCGTACCGGTGATCGCTCATCCCTGGGGCCGGTCCAGCCACAAGGTGATGACCGCCGAGACGATCGCGCGGCTCGTCAGTGAGCACGGCCTGGCCGGGATCGAGGTCGACCACCAGGACCACTCGCCCGAGTCGCGGACCGCGTTGCGCTCGATCGCGCGGGACCTCGGCATCATCCAGACCGGGTCCAGCGACCACCACGGGGTGGGCAAGATCGACCACGAGCTGGGTGTGAACACGACCGACCCGGAGCAGTTCCAGCGGCTGCTCGAGGTCGCCAAGGCGAACGCGGCCGCCGCCGACGCCACCGCCCCCGAGGCGTACCTGCCGTGA
- a CDS encoding MarC family protein — MNDIINLSLLSSVFVTLFVIMDPPGTVPVFISLTAGQSRAVRKKAAWQAVLVAFGVIVVFAAFGQQILSQLHISLPALQCAGGLLLLLIALQLLTDTAEDPVQTKNVNIAFVPLGTPLLAGPGAIVATMVFVQRADGKLADVIAISVGIVLIHLVMWLTLRFSGLIMKLLGENGVLLVTRIAGLLLSAIAVQLVADAVTDFIKAG; from the coding sequence GTGAACGACATCATCAACCTCTCCCTGCTGAGCTCGGTCTTCGTCACGCTGTTCGTGATCATGGACCCGCCCGGCACGGTGCCGGTCTTCATCTCGCTGACGGCCGGACAGTCCCGCGCGGTGCGCAAGAAGGCTGCCTGGCAGGCGGTCCTGGTCGCCTTCGGCGTGATCGTCGTCTTCGCCGCTTTCGGGCAGCAGATCCTGAGCCAGCTGCACATCTCCCTGCCCGCGCTGCAGTGCGCGGGCGGTCTGCTGCTCCTGCTGATCGCGTTGCAGTTGCTGACCGACACCGCCGAGGACCCGGTCCAGACCAAGAACGTGAACATCGCCTTCGTCCCGCTCGGTACGCCGCTGCTGGCCGGCCCGGGCGCGATCGTCGCCACCATGGTCTTCGTCCAGCGGGCCGACGGAAAACTGGCGGACGTGATCGCGATCTCGGTCGGCATCGTGCTGATCCACCTGGTGATGTGGCTGACCCTGCGGTTCTCCGGCCTGATCATGAAGCTGCTCGGCGAGAACGGCGTCCTGCTCGTCACCCGGATCGCGGGTCTGCTGCTGAGCGCGATCGCCGTCCAGCTGGTGGCCGACGCGGTGACCGACTTCATCAAGGCCGGCTGA
- a CDS encoding ABC transporter ATP-binding protein: MSVIELENVSRAFTVRGRVGLRRTQREVRAVDGLTFTVEPGEVMGYIGPNGAGKSTTIKMLTGILVPTGGAIRVAGVDPSRNRLKLAKRIGVVFGQRTTLWWDLPLRDSFAVLQKLYGVPRARHLENLATFVELLDLGDLLDVPVRQLSLGQRMRGDIAAALLHDPEIVYLDEPTIGLDIISKARLREFLAQVNRDRGTTIILTTHDLDDIEALCSRVMVIDHGRQVYDGTLTGLRASQSAPRTLIVDLATSLPPIDIPGTTVTRTEGPRQHLTFPPTTSAAPLVAQIAASYPLVDLSISDPTIESIIARLYAGEPG; encoded by the coding sequence GTGTCCGTGATCGAACTGGAGAACGTGTCACGTGCCTTCACGGTGCGCGGCCGGGTGGGGCTGCGGCGGACCCAGCGGGAGGTGCGCGCGGTCGACGGGTTGACCTTCACCGTCGAGCCCGGCGAGGTGATGGGCTACATCGGGCCGAACGGCGCGGGCAAGTCGACCACGATCAAGATGCTGACCGGCATCCTGGTCCCGACCGGCGGCGCGATCCGGGTGGCCGGCGTGGACCCGTCGCGCAACCGGCTCAAGCTGGCGAAGCGGATCGGCGTCGTCTTCGGCCAGCGCACCACGCTGTGGTGGGACCTGCCGTTGCGGGACTCCTTCGCGGTGCTGCAGAAGCTGTACGGCGTACCGCGGGCCCGGCATCTGGAGAACCTCGCCACCTTCGTCGAACTCCTCGACCTGGGCGATCTGCTCGACGTCCCGGTCCGGCAACTGTCGCTCGGCCAGCGGATGCGCGGCGACATCGCCGCCGCCCTGCTGCACGACCCGGAGATCGTCTACCTGGACGAGCCCACCATCGGCCTGGACATCATCAGCAAGGCCCGTCTGCGGGAGTTCCTCGCCCAGGTCAACCGGGACCGCGGCACCACGATCATCCTCACCACCCACGACCTCGACGACATCGAAGCGCTCTGCTCCCGCGTGATGGTGATCGACCACGGCCGGCAGGTCTACGACGGCACCCTGACCGGCCTGCGAGCCAGCCAGTCGGCCCCGCGCACCCTGATCGTCGACCTGGCCACCTCGCTGCCCCCGATCGACATCCCCGGCACCACGGTCACCCGAACCGAAGGCCCCCGCCAGCACCTCACCTTTCCCCCCACCACCAGCGCGGCCCCGCTGGTGGCGCAGATCGCGGCCTCGTACCCGTTGGTGGACCTGTCGATCTCCGACCCCACCATCGAGTCGATCATCGCCCGCCTGTACGCCGGCGAGCCCGGCTGA
- a CDS encoding ABC transporter permease, which yields MAESRLRTAMGWPGQYWMLVAMWMRSGLAYPLSFALSLLTGVLITGTDFVAVFLMFSHIESFGGFGLGEMAILYGTASMTLGLANLLTGSLDRVGQHIRTGELDVWLIRPAPAFLQAVANDFVLRRIGRPLQAALVLAVAVPRTELDWTVAKGIVLGVSMVSGTIIFGAIFVLGAAFQFVSIDSAELANSFTYGGQQLTQYPLVVFGQDVVRAVTFVVPLAFVNYYPVLYVLGKPAPLGLPSWIGLLAPVVALAMLALAALAWRGGLRRYRSTGS from the coding sequence GTGGCTGAGTCGAGGTTGCGTACCGCGATGGGCTGGCCCGGCCAGTACTGGATGCTCGTGGCGATGTGGATGCGGTCGGGACTGGCCTATCCGTTGTCGTTCGCGCTGAGTCTGCTGACCGGCGTCCTGATCACCGGGACGGACTTCGTCGCGGTATTCCTGATGTTCAGCCACATCGAGTCGTTCGGCGGGTTCGGCCTGGGCGAGATGGCGATCCTCTACGGCACCGCCTCGATGACGCTCGGGCTGGCGAACCTGCTGACCGGGTCGCTCGACCGGGTCGGGCAGCACATCCGGACCGGCGAGCTCGACGTCTGGCTGATCCGGCCGGCGCCCGCCTTCCTGCAGGCCGTGGCGAACGACTTCGTCCTGCGGCGGATCGGCCGGCCGTTGCAGGCGGCGCTCGTGCTGGCCGTCGCCGTACCGCGGACCGAGCTCGACTGGACGGTTGCCAAGGGCATCGTTCTCGGCGTCTCGATGGTCAGCGGGACGATCATCTTCGGCGCGATCTTCGTGCTCGGCGCCGCGTTCCAGTTCGTCTCGATCGACTCGGCCGAGCTGGCCAACTCGTTCACCTACGGCGGGCAGCAGCTGACCCAGTACCCGCTGGTGGTCTTCGGCCAGGACGTGGTGCGCGCCGTCACCTTCGTCGTACCGCTGGCCTTCGTGAACTACTACCCGGTGCTCTACGTGCTGGGCAAACCCGCCCCGCTGGGGCTGCCGTCCTGGATCGGCCTGCTCGCCCCGGTGGTCGCCCTCGCGATGCTCGCGCTGGCGGCCCTGGCCTGGCGAGGCGGGCTCCGTCGCTATCGCAGTACAGGGAGTTAG
- a CDS encoding ABC transporter permease gives MGVYWAIAARSFRRFSTYRIATLSGIFTNTVFGFIFCGVYLTLWSARPGLGGYDVSDALTFVWLQQGLLLPVGIFGATSTSELGERVRTGEIAVDLYRPAHLMLWWLSVDAGRAAFQLLVRGGAPLLVGSLVFDLTFPSSARQWAAVALAIVLAITVSFGVRYLVALSGFWITDSRGMENLAMALSLFFSGSTLPLVLFPGWIGEVARATPWAATLQVPIDVWLGRNPGGIGSALAFQCGWVLALVLAGQLATYYATRKVVIAGG, from the coding sequence ATGGGCGTGTACTGGGCGATCGCGGCGCGGTCGTTCCGCCGGTTCTCGACGTACCGGATCGCCACCTTGTCCGGCATCTTCACCAACACGGTGTTCGGGTTCATCTTCTGCGGCGTCTACCTGACGCTGTGGAGCGCCCGGCCCGGCCTCGGCGGGTACGACGTGTCCGACGCGCTCACCTTCGTCTGGCTGCAGCAGGGACTGTTGCTGCCGGTCGGGATCTTCGGCGCGACCAGCACGAGCGAACTCGGCGAGCGGGTCCGGACCGGCGAGATCGCCGTCGACCTGTACCGGCCTGCTCACCTGATGCTGTGGTGGCTCTCGGTCGATGCCGGCCGGGCCGCGTTCCAGTTGCTGGTCCGTGGCGGGGCGCCGCTGCTGGTCGGGTCGCTGGTGTTCGACCTGACCTTCCCGTCGTCGGCGCGCCAGTGGGCGGCGGTGGCGCTCGCGATCGTCCTCGCGATCACGGTCAGCTTCGGCGTGCGGTACCTGGTCGCGCTGTCGGGGTTCTGGATCACCGACTCGCGCGGGATGGAGAACCTGGCGATGGCGTTGTCGCTGTTCTTCTCCGGCTCGACGCTGCCGCTGGTGCTCTTCCCGGGCTGGATCGGCGAGGTCGCGCGGGCCACCCCGTGGGCGGCGACGCTGCAGGTGCCGATCGACGTTTGGCTGGGGCGCAACCCCGGCGGGATCGGTTCGGCACTGGCGTTCCAGTGCGGCTGGGTGCTGGCACTGGTGCTGGCCGGGCAGCTGGCGACCTACTACGCGACGCGGAAGGTGGTGATCGCGGGTGGCTGA
- a CDS encoding RNA polymerase sigma factor — MTEDPMPARHQPGGPPVDSGAFVDWVRPHLPAMARLAARLAVGADRDDIVQEALTRAWQKRHQYDGTRGAASSWLLAITADQARKAVRRLRPVAELADHDQPVARPDVEARVDVDHAVAELSPRQRLAVDCFYFADLSIADTAAVMDCSEGTVKSTLSDARARLRSLLEVSE, encoded by the coding sequence ATGACGGAAGACCCGATGCCGGCGCGGCATCAGCCTGGTGGTCCACCAGTCGACAGCGGCGCCTTCGTCGACTGGGTGCGCCCGCATCTGCCGGCGATGGCCAGATTGGCCGCGCGGCTCGCGGTCGGTGCAGACCGCGACGACATCGTCCAGGAGGCGCTTACCCGCGCCTGGCAGAAGCGCCACCAGTACGACGGGACGCGGGGTGCCGCCTCCTCCTGGTTGCTGGCGATCACCGCGGACCAGGCCCGGAAGGCGGTCAGGCGGTTGCGCCCGGTCGCCGAGCTCGCCGACCACGACCAGCCGGTGGCCCGACCGGACGTCGAGGCGCGCGTCGACGTCGACCACGCGGTCGCCGAACTGTCGCCCCGGCAGCGCCTGGCGGTCGACTGCTTCTACTTCGCCGACCTGTCGATCGCCGACACCGCGGCCGTGATGGATTGCTCCGAAGGCACCGTCAAGTCAACTCTTTCCGACGCGCGGGCCCGCCTGCGCTCCTTGCTGGAGGTCAGCGAATGA
- a CDS encoding alpha/beta fold hydrolase, with product MSTPRTLTLPDGVHPATLETDRGDFATLQARPDIGTPLGTVLLVPGWTGSKEDFTPLVDHLARYGWIAVAVDQRGQFETPGPDDPAAYSLAELGADVVAMSKALGGYSQLVGHSFGGLVAREAVLTDPSVFSTITLLCSGPGAFSDEMKLKGLQMLAYGLENLPIEQVYDIKLEHDREALRYVVPSDDVAAFLRKRFTGNTPAGLAAVTRRLLDSEDRTEKLAATGVRAQVVYGESDDGWPPAVQDDMAERLGVKAQVVPDAAHSPAIEQPAATARLLVDFFHRQ from the coding sequence GTGAGTACGCCGCGCACGCTGACACTGCCCGACGGAGTCCACCCCGCGACGCTGGAGACCGATCGTGGCGACTTCGCCACCCTGCAGGCCAGGCCCGACATCGGTACGCCGCTGGGCACCGTGCTGCTGGTCCCCGGCTGGACCGGCAGCAAGGAGGATTTCACGCCGCTGGTCGACCACCTGGCGCGGTACGGATGGATCGCGGTCGCGGTGGACCAACGTGGCCAGTTCGAGACCCCCGGTCCGGACGACCCGGCGGCGTACTCGCTGGCGGAGTTGGGTGCCGACGTGGTGGCGATGAGCAAGGCGCTTGGTGGCTACAGCCAGCTGGTCGGGCACTCGTTCGGCGGGCTGGTCGCACGCGAGGCGGTGCTGACCGACCCGAGTGTGTTCTCGACCATCACGCTGCTGTGCTCGGGGCCCGGCGCGTTCAGCGACGAGATGAAGCTGAAAGGCCTGCAGATGCTCGCGTACGGGCTGGAGAATCTGCCGATCGAGCAGGTGTACGACATCAAGCTGGAGCACGACAGAGAGGCACTCCGGTACGTAGTACCGTCCGACGACGTCGCCGCCTTCCTGCGCAAGCGGTTCACCGGCAACACTCCGGCCGGGCTCGCTGCCGTCACCAGGCGACTGCTCGACTCCGAGGACCGGACTGAGAAGCTGGCCGCGACGGGGGTCCGCGCCCAGGTCGTGTACGGCGAGTCCGACGACGGCTGGCCGCCGGCGGTCCAGGACGACATGGCCGAGCGGCTGGGTGTGAAGGCGCAGGTCGTGCCGGACGCCGCCCACTCCCCCGCGATCGAGCAGCCGGCCGCGACCGCCCGGCTGCTGGTGGACTTCTTCCACCGGCAATAG
- a CDS encoding ParA family protein produces the protein MPRTLAVANQKGGVAKTTTVASLGAALTELGQRVLLVDLDPQACLTFSVGIDPEDLDKSVHHVLLGGVKARDVIVPTDEGPDLLPATIELATAEVRLAAESSPEHLVRTALRPVAVAYDWILIDCPPTLGPLTVNGLSAATDVLIPLQCETLAHRGVGQLLDTIYDVQRLTNPGLEVLGVLPTLYDGRTTHARAVLETIAGTYALTVLTPAIPKSIRFAEAPAIGQSILTTAPRSAGAKAYRAVAKSLL, from the coding sequence GTGCCCCGGACCCTTGCTGTCGCCAACCAGAAGGGTGGGGTGGCCAAGACCACCACGGTGGCTTCGCTCGGCGCTGCCCTGACCGAGCTCGGGCAGCGCGTTCTGCTGGTCGATCTGGACCCCCAGGCCTGCTTGACGTTCTCGGTCGGCATCGACCCAGAGGACCTGGACAAGTCGGTCCACCACGTGTTGCTCGGCGGAGTGAAGGCGCGGGACGTGATCGTGCCGACCGACGAAGGCCCCGACCTGCTGCCGGCCACCATCGAGCTGGCCACGGCAGAGGTGCGCCTTGCTGCCGAGAGCAGTCCCGAACACCTGGTCCGTACGGCGCTGCGCCCGGTCGCGGTGGCGTACGACTGGATCCTGATCGACTGCCCGCCCACCCTCGGACCGCTGACCGTGAACGGGTTGTCGGCGGCGACGGACGTGCTGATTCCCTTGCAGTGCGAGACTCTCGCGCATCGCGGCGTCGGGCAACTACTGGACACCATCTACGACGTCCAGCGACTGACCAACCCGGGCCTCGAGGTGCTCGGTGTGCTGCCCACCCTTTACGACGGGCGCACGACTCACGCGCGAGCCGTGCTCGAGACGATCGCCGGGACGTATGCGCTGACCGTCCTGACCCCGGCGATACCGAAGTCCATCCGCTTCGCCGAGGCCCCCGCGATCGGGCAGTCCATCCTGACCACCGCGCCGCGCTCGGCAGGCGCGAAGGCCTACCGAGCCGTGGCGAAGTCGCTGCTCTGA